One window of Thalassovita mediterranea genomic DNA carries:
- a CDS encoding NADH:flavin oxidoreductase/NADH oxidase family protein, with amino-acid sequence MTSILEQPLDLPCGARLPNRLCKAAMTEQLAGPLNRADARHAKLYETWAGSGCGLLLTGNVLVDRMHLESPGNVAIVGDQPPEHIAALKAWSAAAKSQGAAVWMQISHAGRQTPTIVNKTPVSASDLQLELPGNQFGKPRPMTGQEIQATIAAFAHVAKVAKETGFDGVQVHGAHGYLISQFLSPRSNIRNDEYGGSLENRARFLLETVDAVRAAVGPDFGVGVKLNSADFQQGGFSFEDCIQVVEWLNDKSIDLLEISGGNYEQPALLGIEGMQAREEQAVRASTKAREAYFVDYAAMVRERAKMPVMATGGFRSRVAIEETVSAGMADMIGLGAPLCGDPHGPARLLSGESERLENHAKKMRLGPGFLGPNSGIGMIKMVNALGQMAWNYLAIEAMAEGRQPPKGKGLLSSFMKHQARQQKQAKALER; translated from the coding sequence ATGACCAGCATTCTTGAACAACCGCTTGATCTGCCATGCGGGGCGCGCCTGCCGAACAGGCTCTGCAAGGCGGCGATGACCGAGCAGCTGGCCGGGCCGCTGAACCGCGCCGATGCGCGTCACGCGAAGCTTTACGAGACATGGGCGGGCAGTGGCTGCGGCCTGCTCCTGACGGGGAATGTGCTGGTCGACCGGATGCATCTGGAAAGCCCCGGCAATGTCGCGATTGTGGGCGATCAGCCGCCGGAACACATTGCGGCGCTGAAGGCGTGGAGTGCGGCAGCGAAATCGCAGGGCGCGGCGGTGTGGATGCAGATCAGCCATGCCGGGCGCCAGACGCCGACTATCGTCAACAAGACGCCAGTGTCTGCCTCCGACCTCCAGCTGGAGCTGCCGGGCAACCAGTTCGGCAAGCCGCGCCCGATGACAGGGCAGGAGATACAGGCGACGATTGCGGCCTTTGCCCATGTCGCCAAGGTCGCCAAGGAAACCGGCTTTGACGGGGTGCAGGTGCATGGCGCGCATGGCTATCTGATCAGCCAGTTCCTCTCGCCGCGCTCCAATATCCGCAATGATGAGTATGGCGGCTCGCTGGAGAACCGGGCGCGCTTCCTGCTCGAGACGGTGGATGCGGTGCGCGCGGCGGTGGGGCCGGATTTTGGTGTCGGAGTGAAGCTCAACTCGGCAGACTTCCAGCAGGGCGGTTTCAGCTTTGAGGACTGTATCCAGGTGGTCGAGTGGCTGAACGACAAATCCATCGACCTGCTGGAGATTTCCGGCGGCAATTATGAGCAGCCGGCGCTGCTCGGCATTGAGGGCATGCAGGCACGAGAGGAGCAGGCGGTACGTGCCAGCACCAAGGCGCGCGAGGCCTATTTCGTCGACTATGCCGCCATGGTGCGCGAGCGCGCGAAGATGCCGGTCATGGCGACGGGCGGGTTCCGCTCCAGAGTGGCGATTGAGGAGACGGTTTCGGCTGGCATGGCCGACATGATCGGGCTTGGCGCACCGCTCTGCGGTGACCCGCATGGGCCTGCGCGCCTGCTATCGGGCGAGAGCGAGCGGCTGGAAAACCATGCCAAGAAGATGCGCCTTGGCCCAGGCTTCCTCGGCCCCAATAGCGGCATCGGCATGATCAAGATGGTCAACGCGCTGGGCCAGATGGCGTGGAACTACCTCGCAATTGAAGCGATGGCAGAGGGGCGGCAGCCGCCGAAGGGCAAGGGGCTGCTGTCGAGTTTCATGAAGCACCAGGCGCGCCAGCAAAAGCAGGCGAAGGCGCTGGAGCGTTAA
- a CDS encoding SDR family oxidoreductase, which produces MAISMKDRTVVITGGATGIGFALAKQFGADGARIILAEPRESRLQDACEALRQMGTEATYKVCDVTDLAQVEALADFAWDTYGGCDVLLNNAGIGSREKRLPDVPMDDAHHIMNVNFWGVWHGCRVFGARMKQQATPAMIYNTGSENSFFCATNAAAYIASKHAVLGLTETFRDQMPDFITVGLIIPGWVSTELTPGFEDVAMHADEFAGIIYPQILEGERFVVSHAYNTVRIDERMDALKVAYASYAPRHEGDEKYDVRHYIQRLRERGSI; this is translated from the coding sequence ATGGCAATCAGCATGAAAGACAGGACAGTCGTGATCACGGGCGGCGCAACCGGCATCGGGTTTGCGCTGGCCAAGCAATTCGGCGCAGACGGCGCGCGGATCATCCTGGCTGAACCACGCGAAAGCCGGCTGCAGGATGCCTGTGAGGCGCTCAGGCAAATGGGCACTGAAGCCACCTACAAGGTCTGCGATGTGACTGATCTTGCACAGGTGGAAGCCCTCGCTGACTTCGCTTGGGACACTTATGGCGGCTGCGATGTCCTGCTCAACAATGCTGGTATTGGCAGCCGCGAAAAGCGCCTGCCTGACGTACCGATGGACGACGCGCACCACATCATGAACGTCAACTTCTGGGGCGTCTGGCATGGCTGCCGCGTTTTCGGCGCGCGCATGAAGCAGCAAGCCACGCCCGCCATGATCTACAATACCGGCTCGGAGAACTCCTTTTTCTGCGCCACTAATGCTGCCGCCTATATCGCCTCCAAACATGCCGTCCTCGGCCTGACAGAAACCTTCCGTGATCAGATGCCTGACTTCATCACTGTCGGCCTCATCATCCCCGGCTGGGTCTCAACCGAGCTTACCCCCGGCTTCGAAGACGTCGCGATGCATGCCGATGAGTTCGCCGGGATCATCTATCCGCAAATCCTCGAAGGCGAACGCTTCGTGGTTTCGCACGCCTACAATACCGTCCGGATCGATGAGCGCATGGATGCCCTGAAAGTCGCCTATGCCAGCTATGCCCCCCGCCATGAGGGCGACGAAAAATACGATGTCCGCCACTACATCCAGCGCCTCCGCGAGCGCGGCAGTATCTAG
- a CDS encoding nitronate monooxygenase family protein, with protein MSVPSIFSNLRLPVIGSPLFIISGPELVIAQCKAGVVGSFPSLNARPISQLDEWLDQITSELDAYNKANPDRPAAPFAVNQIVHKTNNRLEEDLELCVKYKVPFVITSLGARTEVNDAIQSYGGIVMHDVINTVFAHKALEKGADGLIAVCSGAGGHAGTLSPFALIQEIRQFFDGPLALSGSIAHGGSIAAAQAMGADFAYIGSAFIACDEARAADGYKDMIVDSASKDIIYSNLFTGVHGNYLAPSIAAAGLDPNDLPESDPSKMNFGSGGNQKSKAWKDIWGCGQGIGAIEERMPTAKFVDKLEREYNEAIAALSTGRAFAPAG; from the coding sequence ATGTCCGTGCCATCCATTTTTTCCAATCTGCGTCTGCCGGTCATCGGTTCGCCGCTTTTCATCATTTCCGGCCCAGAGCTTGTCATTGCCCAGTGCAAGGCCGGTGTTGTCGGCTCTTTCCCGTCGCTGAATGCGCGTCCGATCAGCCAGCTCGATGAGTGGCTGGACCAGATCACCTCTGAGCTCGACGCCTATAACAAGGCCAATCCGGACCGTCCGGCCGCGCCATTCGCGGTGAACCAGATCGTCCACAAGACGAATAACCGTCTCGAAGAAGATCTTGAGCTTTGCGTGAAGTACAAGGTGCCGTTCGTGATCACATCGCTGGGGGCGCGCACCGAAGTGAATGACGCGATCCAGTCCTATGGCGGTATCGTCATGCATGACGTCATCAACACCGTTTTCGCGCACAAGGCGCTTGAGAAGGGCGCCGACGGCCTGATCGCTGTGTGCTCGGGCGCTGGTGGCCATGCAGGCACGCTGTCGCCATTTGCGCTGATCCAGGAGATCCGCCAGTTCTTTGACGGCCCGCTGGCGCTGTCAGGGTCTATCGCGCATGGCGGTTCGATCGCGGCGGCGCAGGCCATGGGCGCTGACTTTGCCTATATCGGCTCTGCCTTCATCGCCTGTGACGAGGCCCGCGCGGCCGATGGCTACAAAGACATGATCGTCGATAGCGCGTCGAAGGACATCATCTATTCCAACCTGTTTACCGGCGTGCATGGCAACTATCTCGCCCCGTCCATTGCGGCAGCTGGCCTCGATCCGAATGACCTTCCGGAGAGCGATCCGAGCAAGATGAACTTTGGCTCTGGCGGCAACCAGAAGTCCAAGGCGTGGAAGGATATCTGGGGCTGCGGCCAGGGTATTGGTGCCATTGAAGAGCGCATGCCGACGGCGAAGTTCGTCGACAAGCTGGAGCGCGAATACAACGAAGCCATCGCAGCCCTGTCGACGGGCCGGGCCTTTGCGCCTGCAGGCTGA
- a CDS encoding prolyl oligopeptidase family serine peptidase yields MLRVMGAVCVSLVFTAVAEAAPEPVPVEVWADTEEVQALDMAPDGERMAMLMRRERGAEPELVVFDTDDIQGSIQAIQTEGLQPQNIYWANDTHLVVNFILEEQSQGRPVYLPRTASYDVESGEWTSLVRASGRMNPRDRMTEFMGDLGIGSVVGTLPDQPNKVLISHTEEPGSSPNYYVTDVRNANRERVLRGGGRFQSFIFDRSGEARGAQEYDRATNRVVTYARVSANDDWKEIGALDASNRDRFALIGFYDPQRPEIATVVSNGNGNNVTGIYELNINTGEQELVFGTENYDAVDVIESPRLSDGEVIVGFMYDDLEGTKPYYFEPYFRDLHASLEQAFPGKQVRIERVSNDNEVTLLYVTGPRDSGSWYMLKDRKVAPVISRNNEIPDEALSPQELVVYEARDGREISGYVTTPVGMEGPFPLIAMPHGGPWVRDRLGYDEWAQMLANRGYAVFQPNYRGSDGLGKDHWMAGDNQWGLSMQDDVEDGVQALVDRGIADPDKLGFFGWSYGGYSAFVAATRPDSMFNCIAAGAGVSDISRIRGGLAGSRFLREFQKPTITGVNPIEKADQVERPMFIVHGDFDSTVPVEHSRRWVERMEAINADYTYIEIEDMGHSPWFYEWNMQWLPEFFEFFDTKCGF; encoded by the coding sequence ATGCTCAGGGTCATGGGCGCAGTCTGCGTCTCACTTGTATTTACGGCGGTCGCAGAAGCGGCGCCTGAACCGGTTCCAGTCGAAGTCTGGGCCGATACTGAAGAAGTCCAGGCGCTCGATATGGCGCCAGACGGTGAGCGCATGGCGATGCTCATGCGCCGCGAGCGGGGCGCAGAGCCCGAACTCGTCGTCTTCGACACCGACGATATTCAGGGCTCGATCCAGGCGATCCAGACCGAAGGCCTCCAGCCGCAGAACATCTACTGGGCGAACGACACCCACCTCGTCGTGAACTTCATCCTCGAGGAGCAGAGCCAGGGGCGTCCCGTCTACCTGCCTCGCACAGCCTCCTACGACGTTGAAAGCGGTGAGTGGACATCGCTGGTTCGTGCAAGCGGTCGGATGAACCCGCGCGACCGCATGACGGAGTTCATGGGCGATCTCGGCATCGGCAGCGTTGTCGGTACCCTGCCCGACCAGCCAAACAAGGTGCTTATCTCTCACACCGAAGAGCCAGGCTCCTCGCCAAACTACTACGTGACCGATGTTCGCAATGCGAACCGCGAGCGGGTCCTCCGCGGCGGCGGCCGTTTCCAGAGCTTCATCTTCGACCGCTCCGGCGAAGCCCGCGGCGCCCAGGAATACGACCGCGCAACCAACCGTGTCGTGACCTATGCACGCGTGTCTGCCAATGATGACTGGAAGGAAATCGGCGCGCTCGACGCATCCAACCGCGACCGTTTTGCCCTGATCGGTTTCTACGATCCGCAACGTCCGGAAATCGCGACAGTCGTCTCCAATGGCAACGGCAACAATGTGACCGGCATATATGAGCTCAACATCAATACCGGCGAACAGGAACTCGTCTTTGGCACCGAGAATTACGATGCCGTCGATGTAATCGAGAGCCCTCGCCTGTCTGATGGCGAAGTCATTGTCGGTTTTATGTATGACGATCTGGAAGGCACGAAGCCTTACTATTTCGAGCCTTACTTCCGCGACCTTCACGCCTCGCTCGAACAGGCATTTCCGGGCAAGCAGGTTCGGATCGAGCGCGTTTCGAACGACAATGAAGTCACGCTTCTCTATGTGACGGGTCCGCGCGACTCCGGCAGCTGGTACATGCTGAAGGACCGCAAGGTTGCCCCTGTCATCTCGCGTAACAATGAGATCCCGGATGAGGCGCTGTCTCCTCAGGAGCTCGTTGTCTACGAGGCCCGCGATGGCCGCGAGATTTCCGGCTATGTGACGACCCCGGTCGGCATGGAAGGGCCTTTCCCGCTCATCGCAATGCCGCACGGTGGCCCTTGGGTCCGTGACCGTCTCGGCTATGACGAGTGGGCACAGATGCTCGCCAATCGCGGCTATGCTGTGTTCCAGCCAAACTATCGCGGCTCTGACGGCCTCGGTAAGGACCACTGGATGGCAGGCGACAATCAGTGGGGCCTCTCCATGCAGGATGATGTCGAGGACGGCGTTCAGGCGCTGGTCGATCGCGGCATCGCAGATCCTGACAAGCTCGGCTTCTTCGGCTGGAGCTATGGCGGCTACAGCGCCTTTGTCGCTGCCACCCGTCCGGACTCCATGTTCAACTGCATCGCGGCAGGTGCTGGCGTGTCCGACATCTCCCGCATCCGCGGTGGTCTCGCAGGCAGCCGCTTCCTGCGTGAGTTCCAGAAGCCGACCATCACCGGCGTAAACCCGATCGAGAAAGCCGATCAGGTCGAACGCCCGATGTTCATCGTGCATGGTGACTTCGACTCAACGGTCCCGGTGGAACACAGCCGCCGCTGGGTTGAACGGATGGAAGCCATCAACGCCGACTATACCTATATCGAGATCGAGGATATGGGTCACAGCCCATGGTTCTATGAGTGGAACATGCAATGGCTGCCGGAATTCTTCGAATTCTTCGACACCAAGTGCGGGTTCTAG